In one Magallana gigas chromosome 9, xbMagGiga1.1, whole genome shotgun sequence genomic region, the following are encoded:
- the LOC117691553 gene encoding lysophospholipid acyltransferase 7, whose amino-acid sequence MELTDDVVYSLILLLSVPVGSAVKLIPSPELKKAVCTIIGIVAAFLTIGGHILHPLFTSVASILAIKIVGPRKCHIFLFFGCFGYLAFFRTCHYFGIPKVSPISNAVQLFITLRLIGLGFEIHDSYRELSSQEGSSEERHLRKQYVCIDPSSVDMFQYAFCFIGQFAGPYYKYRTYQDMIYSPRTSEIPSMGPLIPRLKQLPLIGVTYLFFSYFFNIQYTQTEEFYEHPFWFRLFYMVPMFTIFRTRLYMAWILSESMCMTSGLGAYPEASQPKCGQGPTDLKKLHESYESKDSVDYNYETIHSLSIYGCELGRTTKEGLRSWNMTVQYWLATYCHRRVPNSLKAYRVAITMTVSAFWHGIYPGYYLSFLLVPVVLMAEDNMRAAFRHGSQRWIESFDWACWFFKMRAFDYMCMGFLLLRLDYTLRYWKSIYFLGHVVTVLFLLIGMLFKKKSPTNVDTSSKMKEKVKSN is encoded by the exons ATGGAATTGACGGACGACGTCGTGTACTCGCTGATTTTGTTATTGTCGGTGCCCGTAGGATCAGCAGTGAAACTTATACCATCGCCCGAACTTAAAAAAGCTGTGTGTACCATTATTGGAATCGTAGCCGCCTTTCTCACTATAGGCGGCCACATTTTACACCCCCTTTTCACGAGTGTCGCAAGCATTCTAGCTATCAAAATTGTGGGACCAAG GAAATGccacatttttttgtttttcggGTGCTTCGGATATCTTGCCTTCTTTAGAACGTGTCATTATTTTGGAATACCCAAAGTCTCACCTATATCAAATGCAGTCCAACTCTTCATTACACTTagg TTAATAGGTCTTGGATTTGAAATCCATGATTCCTACCGGGAGTTATCCAGTCAAGAGGGCTCCTCGGAAGAACGTCACCTCAGGAAGCAATATGTTTGCATCGACCCATCCAGTGTCGACATGTTCCAGTATGCGTTCTGCTTCATAGGACAGTTTGCAG GTCCCTATTACAAATACAGGACCTACCAAGACATGATTTACTCTCCCAGGACCTCGGAGATTCCCTCTATGGGGCCCCTGATACCTCGCCTCAAGCAACTTCCCTTGATTGGAGTGACTTATCTCTTCTTCTCATATTTCTTCAATATCCAG TACACACAGACAGAAGAATTTTACGAACACCCGTTCTGGTTCCGACTCTTCTACATGGTCCCCATGTTTACCATTTTCCGGACCCGGCTGTACATGGCCTGGATTTTATCCGAATCCATGTGTATGACCAGCGGACTGGGAGCCTATCCTGAAGCCAGTCAACCAAAGTGTGGCCAAGGGCCCACCGACTTGAAGAAGCTCCACGAAAG CTATGAATCCAAGGACTCTGTGGATTATAACTATGAGACGATACATTCCCTGTCCATCTACGGGTGCGAGCTGGGACGGACCACAAAGGAAGGCCTCAGGAGCTGGAATATGACCGTTCAGTACTGGCTGGCCACCTACTGTCATCGCAGAGTACCTAACTCACTTAAAGCCTATCG agtTGCAATAACCATGACTGTGAGTGCGTTCTGGCACGGGATATACCCCGGCTACTACCTCAGCTTCCTGCTCGTGCCCGTCGTACTAATGGCGGAGGACAATATGAGAGCAGCGTTCAGACACGGCTCGCAGCGATGGATCGAGAGCTTCGATTGGGCCTGCTGGTTCTTCAAGATGCGCGCCTTTGACTACATGTGTATGGGATTTCTACTTCTGAGGCTGGACTATACGCTGCGTTACTGGAAGTCCATATACTTCCTTGGACATGTCGTCACCGTTTTGTTTCTCTTAATCGGAATGTTGTTCAAGAAAAAGTCACCCACAAATGTGGATACCAGTAGTAAAATGAAAGAGAAAgtgaaatcaaattaa